A window of the Agromyces mariniharenae genome harbors these coding sequences:
- the dinB gene encoding DNA polymerase IV: protein MRGEATVLHADLDAFYASVEQRDAPELRGRPVIVGGGVVLAASYEAKARGVRTAMGGRQARDLCPDAVVVPPRMDAYSEASKAVFAIFRDTTPLVEGLSIDEAFLEVGGLRRIAGTPEHIAVRLRERVRAEVGLPISVGIARTKFLAKVASAVSKPDGLLLVEPEREEEFLLPLPVERLWGVGAVTAEKLHRLGIRTVGQLAELEAAAAERLLGKATGAHLHALARLRDPRPVDSTHRRGSIGSQRALGTRPRSPEELDVILTQIIDRLARRLRDRDRACRTVVLRLRYGDFARATRSRTLRTATDRTSVLLAIAQGLLAGAQPRIADRGITLIGVSFSQLARADSLQPELPIDWEDGERLDTVLDAVRDRFGAASVARAAQLGRDPGWSPPMLPEHE, encoded by the coding sequence ATGCGGGGCGAGGCGACCGTGCTGCACGCGGATCTCGACGCGTTCTACGCCTCGGTCGAGCAGCGTGACGCGCCCGAGCTGCGCGGGCGGCCCGTCATCGTCGGCGGCGGCGTCGTGCTGGCGGCGAGTTACGAGGCGAAGGCCCGCGGGGTGCGCACCGCGATGGGCGGCCGGCAGGCGCGCGACCTGTGCCCCGATGCCGTCGTGGTCCCGCCACGGATGGACGCGTACTCGGAGGCCAGCAAAGCCGTGTTCGCGATCTTCCGCGACACGACGCCGCTCGTGGAGGGGCTCTCCATCGACGAGGCATTCCTGGAGGTCGGGGGTCTGCGTCGCATCGCGGGCACGCCCGAGCATATCGCGGTGCGATTGCGTGAGCGGGTTCGCGCGGAGGTCGGGTTGCCCATCTCGGTCGGGATCGCGCGGACCAAGTTCCTCGCCAAGGTCGCCAGCGCGGTCAGCAAGCCCGACGGCCTGCTGCTGGTCGAACCCGAGCGCGAAGAGGAGTTCCTGCTTCCGCTGCCGGTGGAACGATTGTGGGGAGTCGGCGCCGTGACCGCGGAGAAGCTGCACCGGCTCGGCATCCGCACGGTCGGGCAACTGGCCGAGCTCGAAGCCGCGGCCGCGGAACGGCTGCTCGGCAAGGCGACCGGCGCGCACCTGCACGCACTCGCCCGGCTGCGGGATCCGCGCCCGGTCGACAGCACGCACCGCCGCGGCTCGATCGGCTCTCAACGCGCGCTCGGCACCCGCCCGCGCTCGCCCGAGGAACTCGACGTCATCCTCACCCAGATCATCGATCGGCTCGCCCGGCGCCTCCGCGATCGGGACCGGGCCTGCCGCACGGTCGTCCTGCGCCTGCGCTACGGCGACTTCGCGAGGGCCACCCGATCGCGCACCCTCCGAACTGCGACCGACCGCACCTCGGTGCTGCTCGCCATCGCGCAGGGGTTGCTCGCCGGTGCGCAGCCCCGGATCGCCGACCGCGGCATCACCCTGATCGGGGTCTCGTTCTCGCAGTTGGCACGCGCCGACAGCCTCCAGCCCGAGCTTCCGATCGACTGGGAGGACGGGGAGCGCCTCGACACGGTGCTCGACGCGGTCCGCGATCGCTTCGGCGCGGCATCCGTCGCGAGAGCAGCGCAACTCGGGCGCGACCCGGGCTGGTCGCCGCCCATGCTGCCCGAACACGAGTGA
- a CDS encoding MFS transporter: MSHSSTTPGPARTDAVPARREHGPRLTLVVLALAQAMLVIDLTVVNVALPVMSAELGIDPALAGWAIAAYAVPFGGLLILGGRLTDVFGARRMLLAGLSVFTAASLVAGLAPDAAWLVGARAAQGVGAALLSPAALATLLHRFQGPARNRALGVWSAIGGAGAAVGVLLGGLLAGGPGWRWIFFINLPVGVLVALAVPAVVGTAVLGARPRGRIDVAGALLATAGIAALVASFTVGEIVEPWAGVAIALGGVALLAAFVGVERRAPEPLVRLGLLRSRPVATGSLLMLVATGLLVGGFVMFSFELQVGAGWGPIPTGLAFLPIALGVVLGAQLAGHAVGSVGARPVAAVALLVGAAGLALAAVAIATGLAEGVAVAGMSVAAAGLGAGFVCASTTTLARVDHAEAGTASGVLSSSHEIGSAVGVSAFSAILASGSGVGFATAAIVAAVAALLAAVVVPSGTTMATGGAARGMH, encoded by the coding sequence ATGTCGCACTCGTCCACGACCCCCGGACCAGCTCGAACGGATGCCGTGCCCGCACGCCGCGAACACGGTCCGCGGCTCACCCTGGTCGTCCTCGCCCTCGCGCAGGCGATGCTCGTCATCGACCTGACCGTCGTCAACGTGGCGCTCCCCGTGATGAGCGCCGAACTCGGCATCGACCCGGCGCTCGCCGGCTGGGCGATCGCCGCCTATGCCGTCCCGTTCGGCGGCCTGCTGATCCTCGGCGGCCGCCTCACCGATGTCTTCGGCGCGCGCCGCATGCTCCTCGCCGGGCTCTCCGTCTTCACGGCGGCCTCGCTCGTCGCGGGGCTGGCGCCCGACGCCGCGTGGCTCGTCGGCGCTCGCGCCGCGCAGGGCGTCGGCGCCGCCCTGCTGTCGCCCGCGGCGCTCGCGACCCTCCTGCACCGCTTCCAAGGCCCCGCACGCAACCGCGCCCTCGGGGTCTGGAGCGCGATCGGGGGTGCGGGGGCTGCCGTCGGCGTGCTGCTCGGCGGCCTGCTGGCCGGCGGTCCCGGATGGCGCTGGATCTTCTTCATCAACCTTCCCGTCGGCGTGCTCGTCGCGCTCGCCGTCCCCGCCGTCGTCGGCACCGCGGTGCTCGGCGCGCGTCCCCGCGGCCGGATCGACGTGGCAGGTGCCCTGCTCGCGACCGCAGGGATCGCCGCACTCGTGGCCTCGTTCACGGTGGGCGAGATCGTCGAGCCCTGGGCAGGAGTCGCGATCGCCCTCGGCGGGGTCGCACTGCTCGCGGCGTTCGTCGGGGTCGAGCGGCGCGCGCCCGAACCGCTCGTCCGGCTGGGGCTGCTGCGCTCCCGACCGGTCGCGACGGGCTCGCTGCTGATGCTCGTCGCCACCGGGCTGCTCGTCGGCGGCTTCGTCATGTTCTCGTTCGAACTGCAGGTCGGCGCGGGATGGGGGCCGATCCCGACCGGACTCGCCTTCCTCCCGATCGCGCTCGGCGTCGTACTCGGCGCCCAGCTCGCCGGCCATGCCGTCGGCTCGGTCGGGGCCCGCCCCGTCGCGGCCGTCGCCCTGCTCGTGGGGGCCGCCGGGCTCGCTCTCGCGGCCGTCGCGATCGCCACCGGTCTCGCCGAGGGCGTTGCGGTCGCCGGCATGAGCGTCGCGGCGGCCGGACTCGGCGCGGGGTTCGTGTGTGCCAGCACCACGACGCTCGCCCGCGTGGACCACGCCGAGGCGGGCACCGCGTCGGGCGTGCTGAGCTCCTCGCACGAGATCGGTAGCGCCGTCGGCGTCTCGGCGTTCAGCGCCATCCTCGCTTCGGGCTCCGGCGTGGGCTTCGCGACTGCGGCGATCGTCGCCGCCGTAGCGGCGCTCCTCGCGGCCGTCGTGGTCCCGTCGGGCACGACCATGGCGACGGGCGGCGCCGCCAGGGGTATGCACTGA
- a CDS encoding TetR/AcrR family transcriptional regulator translates to MAEATPRPTRSDAVRNRDAILEAAIDVLARDPRASMTDIARASGVGRVTLYGHFSSREELIEATLLRVIERSEAELASLDLSGAPMAALDLLVHRSWRIVDTFHRLLGVAELALSNEQILAHHAEPMARVRLLIERGQHDGAMRRDLDAGWLTSCFTAILHTAAGELRAGRLAEDDADRVVAATVVSLLAAPPSS, encoded by the coding sequence ATGGCCGAAGCGACCCCGCGTCCCACTCGCAGCGACGCCGTGCGGAACCGCGACGCGATCCTCGAGGCCGCGATCGACGTGCTTGCGCGCGATCCCCGCGCGAGCATGACCGACATCGCGCGCGCTTCGGGCGTCGGCCGCGTGACGCTCTACGGGCACTTCTCGTCGCGCGAGGAGCTCATCGAGGCGACCCTGCTCCGGGTCATCGAGCGTTCGGAAGCCGAGCTGGCGTCGCTCGACCTCAGCGGCGCGCCGATGGCCGCGCTCGACCTCCTGGTCCACCGCTCGTGGCGGATCGTCGACACCTTCCACCGGTTGCTCGGCGTCGCCGAGCTCGCCCTTTCGAACGAGCAGATCCTGGCGCACCACGCCGAGCCGATGGCGCGCGTCCGTCTCCTCATCGAACGGGGTCAGCACGACGGCGCGATGCGTCGCGACCTCGACGCGGGCTGGCTCACGAGCTGCTTCACCGCGATCCTGCACACGGCGGCGGGCGAACTCCGCGCCGGACGCCTCGCCGAGGATGACGCAGACCGCGTCGTCGCCGCGACCGTGGTCTCGCTGCTCGCCGCCCCGCCCAGCTCCTGA